TGTTGTCGGTTCATCGAGAATCAAAATAGGATTGTCAAACATAAATGTCAACAAGAGATTGACCTTTTGTTTAGTTCCTCCAGACAGCTTATTGAGTTTCTTGTTGAGAAAAGGAGAGAGCTTAAACAGGTCAATCAGTGGTTGGTGATCTTTTCCCTTATCATCCCGTAGATCCTTGATCATCTGAATGAGTTCTATCACGGTGATGTTGTTTGGAAAATTGGCAATTTGAGGCAGATAGTCGATGTTTTTTCGATATTCCCATTGATTGGCAATGTTTTGTCCATTAATTTCAATGGTACCTTGATCGGGATAAACCATCGATAAAATACACTTGTTTAGCGTTGTTTTACCACTTCCATTCGGACCTAAAATAGCCAATACTCCTTGGTCAATGGTGAGATCAACCCCTTGAAGGACTTGGTTATCCGCAAATCTCTTATGTAAATTAGTTATCGTTATCATGTTGAATTTGTTTGATAAAAGGTTTGGCATCTACTAGATTATCAGGCGTAAATACAGGAGATACTTTCTCTGAGAAATCTATGATATCCACAAATAGACTGCGGAGAAAAATAATCGACTCAGGTGTTTTATTGACAATGTAGGAGAAGAGCTTAATTGGGCGATAGGGTACATCCCCAATACCATCCTTATCCAAATCATACCCCGTGTAATTACTCCAGTAATTAGAATCAAAATTATTCTGGTTGAGCTGTCCCTGATAGAGTAAATCAAAAGAGTTATTCAAAAAATTATTGTGATT
The window above is part of the Myroides odoratus DSM 2801 genome. Proteins encoded here:
- a CDS encoding ABC transporter ATP-binding protein codes for the protein MITITNLHKRFADNQVLQGVDLTIDQGVLAILGPNGSGKTTLNKCILSMVYPDQGTIEINGQNIANQWEYRKNIDYLPQIANFPNNITVIELIQMIKDLRDDKGKDHQPLIDLFKLSPFLNKKLNKLSGGTKQKVNLLLTFMFDNPILILDEPTTGLDPAAMITLKQLILNEKQKGKTILVTSHIMSFVEEISDQIIFILEGKIYFKGTIEQLKESTQQDSFEHAIANLLID